In Acidovorax sp. 106, the following proteins share a genomic window:
- a CDS encoding FtsX-like permease family protein — MKNIAKTAALAWRYLWSRPLAAALNLLLLTLGLAAITLVLLVSTQLDQAFERDLNGIDLVVGAKGSPLQLILAGVFHIDVPTGNIPLQEVQDLAQNPLVSQVIPLSLGDSYQGFRIVGTTPDYTAHYRAELAQGGLWQQPMDAVLGATVARSIVAPSHTGAPLVGATFIGTHGLGAGGHAHGDHPYRVSGVLAPCGCVLDRLILTSTESVWLVHETATADDPDDLEILKQEREVTVALVRYRTPLAAVSLPRAINANTSMQAAAPAIEVTRLLRLLGVGADVLRAFGGVLLAVAALSVFIALWNAVRERRFDLAMLRMLGAPPGRVAGLVLCEALWLAALACALGLLLGHGLAHALGWTLQAQGLLPVSGALWLPEEAGVPLLAGLVAALAALLPAMQAYRTDVADLLVQP; from the coding sequence ATGAAAAATATAGCAAAGACGGCCGCTTTGGCTTGGCGCTACCTGTGGTCGCGGCCGCTGGCTGCGGCGCTCAACCTGTTGCTGCTCACCCTGGGCCTGGCCGCCATCACGCTGGTGCTGCTGGTGTCCACCCAACTCGACCAGGCTTTTGAGCGCGACCTGAACGGTATTGACCTCGTGGTGGGCGCCAAGGGCAGCCCGCTGCAGCTCATCCTGGCAGGGGTGTTTCACATCGACGTGCCCACGGGCAACATCCCGCTGCAAGAGGTGCAGGACCTGGCGCAGAACCCGCTGGTGTCCCAGGTGATACCGCTGAGCCTGGGCGACAGCTACCAGGGCTTTCGCATCGTGGGCACCACGCCCGACTACACCGCCCACTACCGCGCCGAGCTGGCCCAGGGCGGGCTGTGGCAGCAGCCCATGGACGCCGTGCTGGGCGCCACCGTGGCACGCAGCATCGTCGCGCCCAGCCACACGGGTGCACCGCTGGTCGGGGCCACCTTCATCGGCACCCACGGCCTGGGCGCTGGTGGGCATGCCCATGGCGACCATCCCTACCGCGTCAGCGGCGTGCTGGCGCCCTGCGGCTGCGTGCTCGATCGGCTCATCCTCACTAGCACCGAATCGGTGTGGCTGGTGCACGAAACCGCCACCGCCGATGACCCCGACGACCTGGAAATCCTGAAGCAAGAGCGCGAAGTGACCGTGGCCTTGGTGCGCTACCGCACGCCGCTGGCCGCCGTGTCGCTGCCGCGCGCCATCAACGCCAACACCTCCATGCAGGCTGCGGCACCGGCCATTGAAGTGACGCGCCTGCTGCGCCTGCTGGGCGTGGGGGCCGATGTGCTGCGCGCCTTTGGTGGCGTGCTGCTGGCTGTGGCGGCGCTGAGCGTATTCATTGCGCTGTGGAACGCCGTGCGCGAGCGCCGCTTTGACCTGGCCATGCTGCGCATGCTGGGCGCCCCCCCGGGCCGCGTGGCCGGGCTGGTGCTGTGCGAAGCGCTGTGGCTGGCGGCTTTGGCCTGCGCCCTGGGCCTGCTGCTGGGCCATGGCCTGGCGCACGCGCTGGGCTGGACGCTGCAGGCGCAGGGGCTGTTGCCGGTCAGCGGTGCCCTGTGGCTGCCTGAAGAGGCTGGGGTGCCCCTGCTGGCGGGGCTGGTGGCCGCGCTGGCAGCACTGTTGCCGGCCATGCAGGCTTACCGTACCGATGTGGCCGACTTGCTGGTGCAGCCTTGA
- a CDS encoding ABC transporter ATP-binding protein, producing the protein MIRTRGLAYRYGAGPQLQFADVDLPQGGTLLLQGRSGTGKSTWLALVAGLRGATGGDLFVAGIQLGTQRGAELDAWRARSIGFLPQKLHLSSALTVADNLALAYFAAGRPRDDAAIAQALALVGLADLAGRKPHQLSGGQAQRVALARAVLLQPELLLADEPTASLDDEAAADALALLQSSAATCGASLVIATHDQRVVQALAGVPRSQRLDLNAGPAAATQGQGLNEMGIQRPLDKR; encoded by the coding sequence ATGATCCGCACCCGGGGCTTGGCCTACCGCTATGGCGCGGGGCCGCAGTTGCAGTTTGCCGATGTGGACCTGCCGCAGGGCGGCACCTTGCTGCTGCAGGGGCGGTCGGGCACCGGCAAATCCACCTGGCTGGCCCTGGTGGCTGGGCTGCGGGGGGCCACGGGCGGTGATTTGTTTGTGGCCGGGATCCAGTTGGGCACGCAGCGCGGGGCCGAGCTGGACGCCTGGCGCGCGCGCAGCATTGGCTTTTTGCCACAAAAGCTGCACTTGAGCAGCGCCCTCACGGTGGCCGACAACCTGGCCCTGGCTTACTTTGCGGCGGGCCGCCCGCGCGATGATGCGGCCATAGCCCAGGCGCTGGCCCTGGTGGGTTTGGCCGATCTGGCGGGGCGCAAGCCGCACCAGCTCTCGGGCGGGCAGGCGCAGCGCGTGGCCCTGGCCCGCGCCGTGCTGCTGCAGCCCGAGTTGCTGCTGGCCGACGAGCCCACGGCCAGCCTGGACGACGAAGCCGCCGCCGATGCCCTGGCCCTGCTGCAAAGCAGCGCCGCCACCTGCGGCGCCAGCCTGGTGATTGCCACCCACGACCAGCGCGTGGTGCAGGCCCTGGCCGGTGTGCCGCGCTCGCAGCGGCTGGACCTGAATGCAGGCCCCGCCGCTGCCACACAGGGCCAGGGTTTGAATGAAATGGGCATCCAGCGCCCGCTGGATAAGCGGTAA
- a CDS encoding efflux RND transporter periplasmic adaptor subunit → MKRWITWTAAGLVVVLLGLGVWRTMAARQAQQKALAEASTQREAAPLQLAAGEVITVQAHSLALGVPVSGALRAVDSAMIKARVAGELQGLTLREGDSVRAGQVVARIDPTESQARLRQAQQQADAAKAQVDINQRQLDNNKALVDQGFISSTALVNSQASLQSAQATYEAARAAADVARKALDDTVLRSPIAGQVAQRLAQPGERMALDGRVLEVVDSSRLELEALLSPADSLAVRVGQKAQLELEGSKQGVTATVVRINPSAQAGNRTVPVYLRVDTGNTPTSGAPGNAATALRQGLFVQGLLATGQAQVLAVELDAVRTDKPRPYVQALENGRVVHRPVTPGLRAVVQGQTLVAIEGVPAGTPVVAGRIGQLREGTAVTTAPGTAASAAPAAAPASTASTTAR, encoded by the coding sequence ATGAAACGCTGGATCACCTGGACGGCCGCTGGCCTGGTTGTTGTGCTGCTGGGCCTGGGCGTATGGCGCACCATGGCGGCGCGGCAAGCTCAGCAAAAAGCACTGGCCGAAGCCAGCACCCAGCGTGAAGCGGCACCGCTGCAACTGGCAGCAGGCGAAGTGATCACCGTGCAAGCCCACAGCCTGGCGCTGGGGGTGCCCGTGTCGGGCGCACTGCGGGCGGTGGACTCGGCCATGATCAAGGCCAGGGTTGCGGGCGAGTTGCAAGGGCTGACCCTGCGCGAAGGCGACAGCGTGCGCGCAGGCCAAGTGGTGGCGCGCATTGATCCGACCGAATCGCAAGCCCGCCTGCGCCAGGCCCAGCAACAGGCCGACGCCGCCAAGGCCCAGGTGGACATCAACCAGCGCCAGCTCGACAACAACAAGGCCCTGGTGGACCAGGGCTTCATCTCCTCGACTGCGCTGGTCAACTCGCAGGCCAGCCTACAGTCGGCCCAAGCCACCTACGAAGCCGCCCGTGCAGCGGCCGATGTGGCCCGCAAGGCGCTGGATGACACGGTGCTGCGCAGCCCCATTGCCGGGCAGGTGGCCCAGCGCCTGGCCCAGCCGGGCGAGCGCATGGCGCTGGATGGGCGGGTGCTGGAGGTGGTCGATTCCAGCCGCTTGGAGCTTGAAGCTCTGTTGAGCCCCGCCGATTCACTGGCCGTGCGCGTGGGCCAAAAAGCCCAACTGGAGCTGGAAGGCTCCAAGCAAGGCGTCACGGCTACCGTGGTGCGTATCAACCCCAGCGCGCAAGCGGGCAACCGCACGGTGCCGGTGTACCTGCGGGTGGACACCGGCAACACGCCCACGTCCGGCGCCCCCGGCAACGCAGCCACGGCCCTGCGCCAGGGCCTGTTTGTGCAAGGCCTGCTGGCCACCGGCCAGGCCCAGGTGCTGGCGGTAGAGCTGGACGCCGTGCGCACCGACAAACCCCGCCCCTATGTCCAGGCGCTGGAAAACGGGCGCGTGGTGCACCGCCCCGTCACGCCCGGCCTGCGTGCCGTGGTACAGGGCCAAACCCTGGTGGCGATTGAAGGCGTGCCTGCGGGCACCCCTGTGGTTGCCGGGCGCATTGGACAGCTGCGCGAAGGCACTGCGGTGACCACCGCCCCAGGCACTGCCGCCAGCGCAGCCCCGGCGGCGGCGCCAGCCAGCACGGCGTCCACCACGGCTCGGTAA
- a CDS encoding Fur family transcriptional regulator has translation MRATRATRALAQLYADQPQAAWSEAEVEAALAAAGAPVNRVTVYRMLDRFAAAGLLLKQVDAARVTRYALAPQGEEGAAPRFECDDCHRQFRLSQGAAPVQSALQEVLQALASAGHEGLAVDIAVRGRCAGCAHPGAGAAA, from the coding sequence ATGCGCGCCACCCGCGCGACGCGGGCCTTGGCGCAGCTGTATGCGGACCAGCCCCAAGCTGCCTGGTCTGAAGCCGAAGTGGAGGCCGCACTGGCCGCAGCGGGTGCCCCGGTGAACCGGGTCACCGTCTACCGCATGCTCGACCGCTTTGCCGCCGCTGGCCTGCTGCTCAAGCAAGTGGATGCCGCCCGCGTGACGCGTTATGCGCTGGCGCCGCAGGGGGAAGAGGGCGCCGCCCCCCGGTTTGAATGTGACGATTGCCACCGCCAGTTCCGCCTGTCGCAAGGCGCGGCCCCGGTGCAGTCGGCCTTGCAAGAGGTGCTGCAGGCGCTGGCGTCTGCCGGGCACGAGGGGCTGGCGGTGGACATTGCCGTGCGCGGGCGCTGCGCGGGCTGCGCGCACCCCGGTGCAGGGGCCGCCGCATGA
- a CDS encoding DUF3299 domain-containing protein translates to MVRRTSRTSRTVVPTGALNRMDAHSPGCALAWLVAAGVLLGGVLPGAAQAQAPGAVGASVLSSPLPAGANGQPAVAGSGPGYHSPNSPIAPLPVRGDVVPWSVLSDLKKNTTKTAVLPVFNAQQQAMHQTVQRIQGFMVPMDAKPTQKHFLLTSVPLTCSFCIPGGPESMVEVKAKTPVRYSLEPVVVEGKFNVLSNDPYGLFYRMVEAEPVK, encoded by the coding sequence ATGGTCCGCCGAACTTCCCGCACTTCCCGCACTGTTGTCCCCACGGGCGCCCTCAACCGCATGGATGCGCATAGCCCTGGTTGTGCGCTGGCCTGGCTGGTGGCGGCGGGTGTGCTGCTGGGCGGGGTGTTGCCGGGGGCGGCGCAGGCGCAAGCCCCCGGTGCAGTGGGCGCGTCCGTGCTCAGCTCGCCTTTGCCAGCAGGCGCCAACGGGCAGCCAGCGGTGGCGGGCTCGGGGCCGGGCTACCACAGCCCCAATAGCCCGATTGCACCGCTGCCCGTGCGGGGCGATGTAGTGCCCTGGTCCGTGTTGAGTGACCTGAAGAAAAACACCACCAAGACCGCCGTGCTGCCTGTCTTCAACGCCCAGCAGCAGGCCATGCACCAGACGGTGCAGCGCATCCAGGGCTTCATGGTGCCCATGGACGCCAAGCCCACGCAAAAGCACTTTTTGCTCACCTCTGTGCCGTTGACTTGCTCGTTCTGCATCCCGGGCGGGCCCGAGAGCATGGTTGAAGTCAAGGCCAAGACACCTGTGCGATATTCGCTGGAGCCCGTGGTAGTGGAAGGTAAATTCAACGTGCTGTCCAACGACCCCTATGGGCTGTTCTACCGCATGGTCGAGGCGGAGCCCGTGAAGTGA
- the msrA gene encoding peptide-methionine (S)-S-oxide reductase MsrA: MTLQTITLGGGCFWCTEAVFDRVRGITDVESGYTNGHTVSPSYEQICEGDTGHAEVVRLTFDADEISLEEILEIFFHTHDPTTLNRQGNDVGTQYRSGIYYESPAHAEIANAMLRQMTQDKVFAAPITTEVMPLDNYSMAEAYHQDYFANHPNAGYCAFVVGPKVEKFRKTFVRYLKG; encoded by the coding sequence ATGACTTTGCAAACCATTACCCTGGGCGGGGGCTGCTTTTGGTGCACCGAAGCGGTGTTTGACCGTGTGCGCGGCATCACCGATGTGGAAAGCGGCTACACCAACGGCCACACCGTGAGCCCCAGCTACGAGCAAATTTGCGAAGGCGACACTGGCCACGCCGAGGTGGTGCGCCTGACCTTCGATGCTGACGAGATCAGCCTTGAAGAGATTCTGGAAATCTTCTTCCACACCCACGACCCGACCACCCTCAATCGCCAGGGCAACGATGTGGGCACGCAGTACCGCAGCGGCATCTATTACGAGAGCCCGGCGCACGCAGAGATTGCCAACGCCATGCTCCGCCAGATGACCCAGGACAAGGTGTTTGCAGCCCCCATCACCACCGAGGTGATGCCACTGGACAACTACAGCATGGCCGAGGCGTACCACCAGGACTACTTTGCCAACCACCCCAACGCGGGCTACTGCGCCTTTGTGGTGGGGCCCAAGGTGGAGAAATTTCGCAAGACGTTTGTGCGCTACCTGAAGGGGTGA
- a CDS encoding TetR/AcrR family transcriptional regulator: MPRNPLNDPTASDAAPKRSRRKEARPGELLEAALDLFVEKGFAATRVDEVAARAGVSKGTLFLYFPSKEELFKAVVRENIAGRFTEWNTELETFVGTTSEVLTYCYQVWWERIGATKASGITKLMFSEAQNFPEIAQFYQQEVILPGRALIRRILQRGMERGEFREMDLDYGTYIVLAPMMFLMLWNNSMGPCSLPDEIFTPEQYIRTQIDNILHGLCVRPAAGPSPTHT; the protein is encoded by the coding sequence ATGCCCCGCAACCCTTTGAACGACCCCACCGCCAGCGACGCTGCCCCCAAACGCAGCCGACGTAAAGAAGCGCGCCCTGGCGAATTGCTGGAGGCGGCGCTGGATTTGTTCGTCGAAAAAGGCTTTGCAGCCACCCGCGTGGACGAAGTGGCGGCCCGCGCCGGGGTGTCCAAGGGCACGCTGTTTTTGTACTTCCCCAGCAAGGAAGAACTGTTCAAAGCCGTGGTGCGTGAAAACATTGCAGGCCGCTTTACCGAGTGGAACACCGAGCTGGAGACCTTTGTCGGCACCACCAGCGAGGTGCTGACCTACTGCTACCAAGTGTGGTGGGAGCGCATTGGCGCCACCAAGGCATCGGGCATCACCAAGCTGATGTTCAGCGAGGCCCAAAACTTCCCGGAGATTGCGCAGTTCTACCAACAAGAAGTGATCTTGCCCGGCCGTGCGCTCATTCGGCGCATTTTGCAGCGCGGCATGGAGCGCGGCGAGTTCCGCGAGATGGACCTGGACTACGGCACCTACATCGTGCTGGCGCCCATGATGTTCCTGATGCTGTGGAACAACTCCATGGGCCCTTGCTCTTTGCCCGACGAAATCTTCACCCCCGAGCAGTACATCCGCACGCAGATCGACAACATCCTGCATGGCCTGTGCGTGCGCCCTGCCGCAGGCCCTTCCCCCACCCACACCTGA
- a CDS encoding efflux RND transporter permease subunit: protein MWFTQVSLKNPVFATMVMLAIVVLGLFSYQRLKVDQFPNIDFPVVVVTVDYPGASPEIVESEVTKKIEEGVNSIAGINALTSRSYEGTAVVIIEFQLHIDGRKAAEDVREKVATVRPNLRTEVKEPRVLRFDPASRAVWSLAVLPDDTAGATAGAAAPSAVELTTWAEQVLKKRLENVRGVGAVNLVGATKREINIYLNPQALETFGVTPDQVVAAVRNENQDLPVGSIRSLAQERVVQIDARMQRPEDFGRIIVARKGAAATGQASAGAPIRLEQVARVNDGAQEVESLALYNGQRTLLLSVQKAQGDNTIEVVEGLNAAVLDIRKQLPPGVRLEVIGDSARPIRVAVNNVRQTLIEGAALTVLIVFLFLNSWRSTVITGLTLPIALIGTFLFMNMFGFTINMITLMALSLCVGLLIDDAIVVRENIVRHVQMGKGAYAAAMDGTQEIGLAVLATTLSIVAVFMPIGFMGGIIGKFFHEFGITIVAAVMISMFVSFTLDPMLSSIWHDPSIHTHGKQHAPVTFYDKTIGRVTSWFDRATDALAQGYQHLLRWSLVHKLATLFIALGIFVLSIFMVPLLGTEFVPKADFSETTVNFYTPVGSSLEATEAKARQVEGILRQMPEVRYTLATINTGNAQGKMYASLYVRLVDRKDRSRSVDQMSDVLREQLAKVPGITVTHVGLLDAVGGNKQVEFSLQGPDLKELERLTQVVTAKIQGIPGLVDLDSSAKPDKPVVALEIKRDAASDLGLSVAPMAASLRTLVAGTTVGNWRAPDDQTYDVNVRLAPEARTTPQDLERLPFALTAADGSTRIVRLNQVARVTESTGANQINRRDLTREVAINANVAQRSAGEVSNDIKKALETLAFPPGYRYQFGGSTKNMAESFGYAISALAMAIIFIYMILASQFKSFLQPLALMTSLPLTLIGVVLALLMFRSTLSMFSIIGVVMLMGLVTKNAILLVDFAIRAREEHVNDAGEAVPGLPRAEALLLAARVRLRPILMTTLAMIFGMVPLAFALSEGAEQRAPMGQAVIGGVITSSLLTLVVVPVVYCYMDDLARWALGKMGRGQTASGPSKIQGLS from the coding sequence ATGTGGTTCACCCAAGTCAGCCTCAAAAACCCCGTGTTCGCCACCATGGTGATGCTTGCCATCGTGGTGCTGGGCCTGTTCTCTTACCAGCGCCTGAAGGTGGACCAGTTTCCCAACATCGACTTCCCGGTGGTGGTGGTGACGGTGGACTACCCCGGCGCATCCCCCGAGATTGTGGAGAGCGAGGTCACCAAGAAGATTGAGGAAGGCGTCAATTCGATTGCGGGCATCAACGCCCTCACCTCCCGCAGCTATGAGGGCACGGCGGTGGTGATCATCGAGTTCCAGCTGCACATTGACGGGCGCAAGGCCGCCGAAGACGTGCGCGAGAAAGTAGCCACCGTGCGCCCCAACCTGCGCACCGAGGTCAAAGAGCCCCGCGTGCTGCGCTTTGACCCGGCCAGCCGCGCCGTGTGGTCGCTGGCCGTGCTGCCCGACGACACAGCCGGGGCCACGGCCGGTGCTGCGGCGCCGTCTGCCGTCGAGCTGACCACCTGGGCCGAGCAAGTGCTGAAAAAGCGCCTGGAAAACGTGCGCGGCGTGGGCGCAGTGAACCTGGTGGGCGCCACCAAGCGCGAAATCAACATCTACCTGAACCCGCAAGCGCTGGAAACGTTTGGCGTAACGCCCGACCAGGTCGTGGCCGCCGTGCGCAACGAAAACCAGGACTTGCCCGTGGGCTCCATCCGCTCGCTTGCCCAAGAGCGCGTGGTGCAAATCGACGCGCGCATGCAGCGCCCCGAAGACTTCGGCCGCATCATCGTCGCCCGCAAAGGCGCGGCAGCCACGGGCCAGGCCAGCGCAGGCGCCCCCATCCGGCTCGAGCAGGTCGCCCGTGTGAACGATGGTGCGCAAGAAGTGGAGAGCCTGGCGCTGTATAACGGCCAGCGCACCCTGCTGCTGTCGGTGCAAAAGGCGCAGGGCGACAACACCATTGAGGTGGTCGAGGGGCTGAACGCCGCAGTGCTGGACATCCGCAAGCAGTTGCCCCCTGGCGTGCGCCTGGAGGTGATTGGCGACAGCGCGCGCCCCATCCGCGTGGCGGTGAACAACGTGCGCCAGACGCTGATCGAAGGCGCTGCACTCACGGTGCTCATCGTATTTTTGTTCCTGAACTCGTGGCGCTCTACCGTCATCACGGGGCTGACGTTGCCGATTGCGCTGATCGGCACGTTTTTGTTCATGAACATGTTTGGTTTCACCATCAACATGATCACGCTGATGGCTCTGAGCCTGTGCGTGGGCCTGTTGATCGACGACGCCATCGTGGTGCGCGAAAACATCGTGCGCCACGTGCAGATGGGCAAAGGGGCGTATGCCGCAGCCATGGACGGCACGCAGGAAATTGGCCTGGCCGTGCTGGCCACCACGCTGTCCATCGTGGCGGTGTTCATGCCCATCGGCTTCATGGGCGGCATCATCGGCAAGTTCTTCCACGAGTTCGGCATCACCATCGTCGCGGCAGTGATGATTTCAATGTTTGTCAGCTTCACGCTCGACCCCATGCTGTCGAGCATCTGGCACGACCCGAGCATCCATACGCATGGCAAGCAGCATGCGCCCGTCACGTTCTACGACAAGACCATTGGCCGCGTCACAAGCTGGTTTGACCGAGCCACCGACGCGCTGGCCCAGGGCTACCAGCACCTGCTGCGCTGGTCGCTGGTGCACAAGCTGGCCACGCTGTTCATTGCGCTGGGCATCTTCGTGCTGAGCATCTTCATGGTGCCGCTGCTGGGCACTGAATTTGTGCCCAAGGCCGATTTTTCGGAAACCACCGTCAACTTCTACACGCCCGTGGGCTCGTCGCTGGAGGCCACCGAGGCCAAGGCGCGCCAGGTCGAAGGCATCCTGCGCCAGATGCCCGAAGTGCGTTATACCCTGGCCACCATCAACACCGGCAACGCACAGGGCAAGATGTACGCCAGCCTCTATGTGCGCCTGGTGGACCGCAAAGACCGCAGCCGCAGCGTGGACCAGATGTCCGACGTGCTGCGCGAGCAACTGGCCAAGGTGCCCGGCATCACCGTCACGCACGTGGGTTTGCTGGATGCTGTGGGGGGCAACAAGCAGGTGGAGTTTTCACTGCAAGGCCCTGACCTCAAGGAGCTGGAGCGGCTGACCCAGGTGGTAACGGCCAAAATCCAGGGCATTCCTGGCCTGGTGGACCTGGACAGCAGCGCCAAGCCCGACAAGCCCGTGGTGGCGCTGGAGATCAAGCGCGATGCGGCCTCCGACCTGGGCCTGTCTGTGGCGCCCATGGCCGCCTCGCTGCGTACGCTGGTGGCGGGCACCACGGTGGGCAATTGGCGCGCCCCCGACGACCAGACCTACGACGTGAACGTTCGTCTGGCCCCCGAGGCACGCACCACCCCGCAAGACTTGGAACGCCTGCCCTTTGCGCTGACAGCGGCCGACGGCAGCACCCGCATCGTGCGGCTCAACCAGGTGGCCCGGGTGACCGAATCCACCGGCGCCAACCAGATCAACCGGCGCGATCTGACGCGCGAGGTGGCCATCAACGCCAACGTAGCCCAGCGCTCGGCGGGCGAGGTGTCGAACGACATCAAGAAGGCACTGGAGACCTTGGCCTTCCCGCCCGGCTACCGCTACCAATTCGGGGGTTCCACCAAGAACATGGCCGAGTCGTTTGGATACGCCATCTCGGCGCTGGCCATGGCCATCATCTTCATTTACATGATTCTGGCGAGCCAGTTCAAGAGCTTTTTGCAGCCGCTGGCGCTCATGACGTCACTGCCGCTCACGCTCATCGGCGTGGTGCTAGCGCTCTTGATGTTCCGCTCCACCCTGTCCATGTTTTCCATCATCGGGGTGGTGATGCTCATGGGCCTGGTCACCAAAAACGCTATCTTGCTGGTGGACTTTGCCATCCGCGCCCGCGAAGAACATGTGAACGACGCAGGCGAGGCCGTGCCCGGCCTGCCCCGCGCCGAAGCTCTGCTTCTGGCCGCCCGCGTGCGCCTTCGCCCCATCCTGATGACCACCCTGGCCATGATTTTTGGCATGGTGCCGCTGGCGTTTGCCTTGTCTGAAGGAGCTGAGCAGCGCGCACCCATGGGCCAGGCGGTGATTGGCGGGGTGATCACCTCATCGCTTTTGACGCTGGTGGTGGTGCCTGTGGTGTATTGCTATATGGACGATCTGGCCCGTTGGGCCCTTGGCAAGATGGGACGCGGCCAAACGGCCTCCGGGCCATCTAAAATTCAGGGTTTGTCCTGA
- a CDS encoding TonB-dependent receptor, giving the protein MIHSTLAPHRLALRPVALAVAMLALAGTGLAQAQAQAQAQAQAQAQAVAPAAAAEASLPSVTVSASGLQLGANEMTTPVTVLEGDELVRRREATLGETLNSEPGITSSHFGAGASRPIIRGMDGPRVRVLSDGAELHDASTISPDHAVVSEPMLATQIEVLRGPSALVYGAGAVGGVVNVLDGKIPTAIPQKGYEGSAELRANTGAREGAGAVSLTGGAGNLAVHVEGVARDADDYRVGKGWAGGNKVQGSFNRTDTGSVGLSWVGEQGYLGAAYTRQTAKYGLPGHNHSFEDCGADGNRLACEAPTGPAEVHDPADVPVVDLRSERFDVRGELRNPFAGVSALRLRAGVTDYVHDEVEDGAISTTFKNKAYDTRIELQHEPIAGFKGLVGVQTSQRKFSAEGEEAYVEPTVTRKTGLFMLEEYRLGDWRFEGALRHDRQTAEAQTTGIERSHNGTSASVGAVWKFMPGYQVGSSFTRASRAPSAEELYARGLHMATSTYERGDSSLRSETSQNIDVSLKKTSGDTTFGVSVFHNKIDNYIYGRTLDALDGLQLLQYSQADATFTGIEGQVRQLLTRNLGITFFGDTVRAKLDDGGNLPRIPATRAGLRLDANWAAWEGQVEWVQVARQSRVTAFETATPGYGMLNLGAAYNGKLANGSPWQLYVKGTNLTDRLAYAHTSFIKTAAPLMGRNITVGLKVAF; this is encoded by the coding sequence ATGATTCACTCCACACTTGCCCCCCATCGCCTGGCCCTGCGCCCTGTGGCCCTGGCCGTTGCCATGTTGGCCCTGGCTGGCACCGGGCTGGCCCAGGCCCAGGCCCAGGCCCAGGCCCAGGCCCAGGCCCAGGCCCAGGCCGTGGCGCCCGCTGCTGCGGCCGAAGCCAGCCTGCCGTCCGTTACCGTATCTGCCAGCGGCCTGCAACTGGGCGCCAACGAAATGACCACGCCGGTGACGGTGCTCGAAGGTGACGAGCTGGTGCGCCGCCGCGAGGCCACGCTGGGCGAGACGCTCAACAGCGAGCCCGGCATTACCAGCAGTCACTTTGGCGCGGGTGCCAGCCGCCCCATCATTCGCGGCATGGACGGCCCGCGTGTGCGCGTGCTCAGCGACGGTGCCGAGCTGCACGACGCCTCCACCATCAGCCCTGACCACGCCGTGGTGTCCGAGCCCATGCTGGCCACGCAGATCGAAGTGCTGCGCGGCCCATCGGCCCTGGTGTATGGCGCGGGTGCAGTCGGCGGCGTGGTCAACGTGCTGGACGGCAAGATCCCCACCGCCATTCCACAAAAGGGCTACGAAGGCAGCGCCGAGCTGCGCGCCAACACCGGCGCGCGCGAAGGGGCGGGGGCTGTGTCGCTGACGGGCGGCGCTGGCAACCTGGCCGTGCATGTGGAGGGCGTGGCCCGCGATGCCGATGACTACCGCGTAGGCAAGGGCTGGGCGGGGGGCAACAAGGTGCAGGGCAGCTTCAACCGCACCGACACGGGCAGCGTGGGCCTGTCGTGGGTGGGCGAGCAGGGCTACCTGGGCGCGGCCTACACCCGCCAGACCGCCAAGTACGGCCTGCCGGGGCACAACCACAGCTTTGAAGATTGCGGAGCCGATGGCAACCGGCTGGCGTGCGAGGCCCCCACCGGCCCGGCCGAGGTGCACGACCCCGCCGACGTGCCAGTGGTGGACCTGCGCAGCGAGCGCTTTGATGTGCGCGGCGAACTGCGCAACCCGTTCGCGGGCGTGTCGGCCCTGCGCCTGCGCGCTGGCGTGACCGACTATGTGCACGACGAGGTCGAAGACGGTGCCATCAGCACCACCTTCAAAAATAAGGCCTACGACACGCGCATTGAGCTGCAGCACGAGCCCATCGCCGGCTTCAAGGGCCTGGTGGGTGTGCAGACCTCGCAGCGCAAGTTCAGCGCCGAAGGCGAAGAGGCTTACGTCGAGCCCACCGTGACGCGCAAGACCGGCCTGTTCATGCTGGAGGAATACCGCCTGGGCGACTGGCGCTTTGAAGGTGCACTGCGCCACGACCGCCAGACAGCCGAGGCGCAGACCACGGGCATCGAGCGCAGCCACAACGGCACCTCGGCATCGGTGGGTGCGGTGTGGAAGTTCATGCCCGGCTACCAGGTGGGCAGCTCGTTCACACGCGCCAGCCGCGCGCCGTCTGCCGAAGAGCTGTATGCGCGGGGCCTGCACATGGCCACCAGCACCTACGAGCGCGGTGATTCCAGCCTGCGCTCCGAAACCTCGCAAAACATCGATGTGAGCCTGAAGAAGACCAGTGGCGACACCACCTTTGGCGTGAGCGTGTTCCACAACAAGATCGACAACTACATCTATGGCCGCACGCTCGATGCGCTCGATGGCCTGCAGTTGCTGCAATACAGCCAGGCCGACGCCACCTTCACCGGCATTGAAGGCCAGGTGCGCCAGCTCCTGACGCGCAACCTGGGCATCACCTTCTTTGGTGACACCGTGCGCGCCAAGCTCGACGACGGCGGCAACCTGCCACGCATTCCGGCCACCCGTGCCGGTTTGCGGCTCGACGCCAACTGGGCGGCCTGGGAAGGCCAGGTGGAATGGGTGCAGGTGGCCCGCCAAAGCCGCGTGACCGCGTTTGAAACCGCCACCCCCGGCTATGGCATGCTGAACCTGGGCGCCGCCTACAACGGCAAGCTGGCCAATGGCTCGCCCTGGCAGCTGTACGTCAAGGGCACTAACCTGACCGACCGCCTGGCCTATGCCCACACCTCGTTCATCAAGACCGCTGCGCCGCTGATGGGGCGCAATATCACGGTCGGGTTGAAGGTGGCGTTCTGA